One window of the Desmospora activa DSM 45169 genome contains the following:
- the tmk gene encoding dTMP kinase yields MNSLFFTFEGPEGGGKSTQIQRLAQWLKDRGWRVTLTREPGGTPVGERVRNILLDDHTLSDMTLRTEILLYAASRAQLVEQVIRPALKRGEIVLCDRYVDTSLVYQSIGHARAIDEVIAINGIATGGLTPNRTYLLDLPVEESMRRLRLRKKGIDRMEGKGESFHEQVRQGYLQLAQQEKERFVLVDAMQSQDDVFTTIVHDVQPFLPTTS; encoded by the coding sequence ATGAACAGTCTTTTCTTTACCTTTGAAGGCCCCGAAGGGGGCGGAAAATCGACACAGATTCAGCGGTTGGCGCAATGGTTAAAAGATCGGGGATGGAGAGTCACCTTAACCCGGGAACCGGGAGGGACGCCAGTCGGGGAGCGAGTACGGAACATATTGTTAGATGACCATACTTTATCCGATATGACGTTGCGCACGGAAATACTCCTATATGCCGCATCCCGTGCACAGTTGGTGGAACAAGTGATCCGTCCGGCCCTCAAACGGGGAGAGATCGTTTTATGCGACCGCTATGTGGATACAAGCTTGGTATATCAGTCGATCGGTCATGCCAGAGCCATCGACGAAGTGATCGCGATTAATGGAATTGCAACCGGTGGATTGACACCGAACCGGACATATCTTCTTGATCTGCCTGTGGAAGAAAGCATGCGTCGCCTGCGATTAAGAAAAAAGGGGATTGATCGCATGGAAGGAAAAGGCGAGTCTTTCCACGAACAGGTTCGGCAAGGCTATCTTCAGCTGGCACAACAGGAGAAAGAGCGGTTTGTCCTAGTTGATGCGATGCAATCGCAAGACGATGTCTTTACTACAATTGTGCATGATGTACAACCGTTTTTGCCGACGACTTCGTAA